Proteins from a single region of bacterium:
- a CDS encoding nuclear transport factor 2 family protein encodes MRVKLYLLTFYFLISCSAPTSEKTDSEAVKKAIQSANREYMQAYEKSEATRIAGLFAEEGVVLQANIEPVRSKSLIERQFVNLFDQSRFTDVRFKTTSIEVGQDMASEYGTYSFSVQPLGLTPATVSGSYLVVWKKQNDGSWKILAEMRQPNI; translated from the coding sequence ATGCGAGTTAAGTTGTACCTGTTAACGTTTTATTTTTTGATTTCATGCAGCGCACCGACATCTGAAAAGACGGATTCCGAGGCGGTTAAAAAAGCTATACAGTCCGCCAATCGCGAATACATGCAGGCCTACGAAAAAAGTGAAGCAACCCGCATAGCCGGACTATTTGCCGAAGAAGGTGTCGTATTGCAGGCGAATATCGAACCGGTGCGCAGTAAATCGCTGATTGAGCGGCAGTTTGTTAATTTATTTGACCAATCACGTTTTACGGATGTGCGATTTAAAACTACGTCCATCGAAGTAGGGCAGGATATGGCCTCAGAATACGGTACGTACAGTTTTTCCGTGCAGCCTTTGGGACTAACTCCGGCTACTGTGTCGGGTTCCTATCTTGTGGTTTGGAAAAAACAGAATGACGGTTCGTGGAAAATTTTAGCGGAAATGCGTCAACCGAATATTTGA
- a CDS encoding GMC family oxidoreductase, translating to MRHDVDFVIIGSGFGGSVSALRLAEKGYNVLVIEKGKHLRASDFPMTNWNVRRWMWIPLLRCFGLFKLTFFRHVTVLSGVGVGGGSLVYANTLPVPKENFFTSPSWSHLADWKEELKPFYPLALRMLGATRNTRMDAGDFALQRMAKKLDKADHFELTQVAVFFGEPDKTVPDPYFDGKGPERTGCNYCGGCMLGCRFNAKNTLDKNYLHLAQNLGVKIQAETEAIAVTPLNDNNGNEGYRITIRSSTRWFSKQKNVTTKGVIFAGGVMGTVPLLLKLKKEHLPRLSDRIGCQARTNSESLLGVTTFDKNTNFSTGIAISSILHTDEHSHIEPVRYPAGSGAWRILGSPMTTGKNWVTRLSKALWDILRHPIRNARIYFVSDWARRTQILLFMQTINSTLRFSLGSWGMKSAMEQGTAPTVFMPEAQSLAKQFAEETNGKPVALLTETLLGIPTTAHILGGCVMGRDASEGVIDKDHRVFGYENMYVCDGSAISANPGVNPSLTITALTERAMSKIPNASEKLNSL from the coding sequence ATGCGTCACGATGTAGATTTTGTCATTATCGGAAGCGGGTTTGGCGGCTCGGTGTCTGCGTTACGTCTGGCCGAAAAAGGATACAATGTACTTGTAATCGAAAAGGGAAAACACCTTCGCGCAAGCGACTTTCCTATGACCAACTGGAATGTGCGACGGTGGATGTGGATTCCACTACTGCGATGTTTTGGATTATTCAAACTGACTTTTTTTCGCCACGTCACCGTACTTTCCGGTGTCGGTGTAGGCGGCGGTTCGCTGGTATATGCCAATACTCTTCCGGTGCCCAAAGAAAATTTTTTTACTTCGCCTTCCTGGTCTCATCTTGCCGATTGGAAAGAAGAATTAAAACCGTTTTATCCGCTGGCGCTTCGCATGCTCGGTGCTACACGCAACACACGCATGGACGCGGGTGACTTTGCGCTTCAGCGGATGGCTAAGAAGCTGGATAAAGCCGATCATTTCGAATTAACGCAAGTAGCCGTTTTTTTTGGCGAACCTGACAAAACCGTGCCGGACCCTTATTTTGACGGAAAAGGCCCGGAACGCACAGGCTGCAACTATTGCGGCGGATGTATGCTCGGATGCCGCTTCAACGCTAAAAATACATTAGATAAAAATTATTTGCATCTCGCTCAGAATCTCGGCGTGAAGATCCAAGCAGAAACGGAAGCGATTGCGGTCACTCCTCTGAACGATAACAACGGCAACGAGGGTTATCGCATCACGATACGTTCTTCGACCCGGTGGTTTTCTAAACAAAAGAACGTAACCACAAAAGGTGTCATTTTCGCCGGTGGCGTTATGGGCACGGTACCTTTATTACTTAAATTGAAAAAAGAACACTTACCGCGCTTGTCGGATCGCATCGGATGCCAGGCTCGCACCAATTCTGAAAGCTTACTTGGAGTAACGACGTTTGATAAAAACACCAATTTTTCCACGGGCATAGCTATCAGTTCCATTTTGCATACGGATGAGCACAGCCATATCGAACCGGTACGGTACCCGGCGGGTTCCGGTGCATGGAGAATACTTGGGTCACCCATGACCACCGGAAAAAACTGGGTTACACGTTTATCGAAAGCCTTGTGGGATATACTTCGCCATCCCATACGCAATGCGCGGATATATTTCGTTTCAGATTGGGCACGTCGCACGCAGATCCTTCTTTTTATGCAGACGATCAATAGCACATTGCGCTTTTCTCTCGGATCATGGGGTATGAAATCCGCGATGGAACAAGGCACCGCGCCGACCGTATTCATGCCGGAAGCGCAATCACTGGCGAAACAATTTGCCGAAGAAACCAACGGTAAACCGGTCGCACTGCTGACGGAAACATTGCTCGGCATTCCGACCACAGCACATATTTTAGGCGGATGCGTCATGGGACGTGATGCATCCGAAGGCGTTATTGACAAAGATCATCGTGTTTTTGGGTATGAAAACATGTACGTGTGCGACGGTTCTGCGATCTCCGCCAATCCCGGTGTCAATCCATCGCTTACGATCACAGCGTTGACCGAACGCGCCATGAGCAAAATCCCGAATGCATCGGAAAAATTAAATTCACTATAA
- a CDS encoding TIGR04013 family B12-binding domain/radical SAM domain-containing protein has product MQPLTLLIYYKGVNTYALNTLIGAVQHGIKDPRLHIALAFRRDELYLKALSAHNQGHRVVVGWSFYSTHSTGVQEDLHWFREQPHTSDITHLAGGVHASSEPHATLRMGFDWVAMGEGEIIIVELLRRLLNGDDVYTTPGLAFIHGETWKRNPPPPLIQLDDFPPFADRWVRVNPIEITRGCIYACSFCQTPFMMKARFRHRSVASVMRYVQVMKENGAWDIRFITPTSLSYGSDDASVKPEAIEALLKGVRQVLGDRGRIYFGTFPSEVRPEHVTPDILRVLKKYVHNDNLLMGAQSGSQNMLDRMHRGHDVACIEQAVRYSVEAGFLPNVDFIFGFPDETEEDITASLQLAERLTDMGARIHGHTFMPLPGTPLRSSPPGHLSERIIEKLHKFVSAGKMYGQWIAQRNMASELSKKSSRKETVRATCSS; this is encoded by the coding sequence ATGCAACCGCTCACGCTTCTTATATATTACAAAGGTGTCAATACGTACGCGCTGAATACTCTCATCGGAGCCGTACAGCATGGCATTAAAGATCCGCGTCTGCATATCGCATTAGCTTTTCGACGCGACGAACTTTATCTCAAAGCCTTATCGGCACATAATCAAGGTCACCGCGTCGTCGTAGGTTGGTCTTTTTATTCTACGCATAGTACCGGCGTACAAGAAGACCTCCATTGGTTTCGAGAACAGCCGCATACATCCGACATAACACACCTCGCGGGAGGCGTGCATGCCAGTTCCGAACCGCACGCCACGCTCCGTATGGGATTTGATTGGGTCGCGATGGGCGAGGGTGAAATTATCATCGTCGAATTGCTGCGGCGTTTATTAAATGGGGATGATGTCTACACCACACCCGGATTGGCTTTTATCCACGGAGAAACATGGAAACGTAATCCGCCGCCGCCGTTGATACAACTCGATGATTTCCCGCCGTTTGCAGACCGATGGGTACGTGTCAATCCTATTGAGATAACACGCGGTTGCATTTATGCTTGTAGTTTTTGTCAGACCCCTTTTATGATGAAAGCGCGCTTTCGTCATCGTTCCGTCGCTTCGGTAATGCGTTATGTTCAGGTTATGAAAGAAAACGGCGCGTGGGACATTCGGTTTATTACACCGACATCCTTGTCCTACGGTTCCGATGACGCATCGGTCAAACCAGAGGCTATCGAGGCGTTGCTGAAAGGCGTGCGACAGGTTCTGGGTGATCGCGGGCGTATTTATTTTGGAACGTTTCCTTCGGAGGTGCGGCCGGAACACGTGACACCGGATATTCTCCGGGTGTTAAAAAAATATGTACACAATGATAATCTGCTCATGGGCGCTCAATCCGGTTCACAAAATATGCTCGACCGCATGCATCGCGGGCACGACGTCGCCTGCATCGAACAGGCGGTACGTTATTCCGTCGAAGCCGGTTTTTTACCCAATGTGGATTTTATTTTCGGATTCCCTGACGAAACAGAAGAGGATATCACGGCTTCGCTGCAATTGGCGGAACGATTAACCGATATGGGTGCTCGAATTCACGGGCATACGTTTATGCCGCTGCCCGGCACACCGCTTCGATCATCCCCGCCAGGCCATCTTTCGGAACGCATAATCGAAAAATTACATAAATTCGTTTCAGCCGGAAAAATGTACGGCCAGTGGATTGCGCAACGTAACATGGCGTCAGAATTGTCTAAAAAAAGCTCCAGAAAAGAAACCGTCCGTGCAACCTGCAGTTCCTAA
- a CDS encoding c-type cytochrome, with the protein MRSLLMIAFLSVASYAQAQNWQWPDSSKNLQVLPPNTRGAELRKTMSEFINGLGVRCVYCHVGEDNKSLSTFDFVSDAKETKNTARKMMTMVKVINETYIAHANENKSKPLDVTCVTCHRGAPLPERIEDILASTYATSGIDSVKNQYRSLRGAYYGSFTYDFREGVLLRTASRIKKATDPSDAIALVELNNEHFPNSVRTLITLATLHQEAKHIDVAKSYAKKVLEIEPGNEAAKKLIESLK; encoded by the coding sequence ATGCGTAGTCTCTTAATGATTGCTTTTTTATCTGTCGCATCGTATGCCCAAGCACAAAATTGGCAATGGCCGGACTCATCAAAAAACCTGCAGGTTCTTCCGCCAAATACACGTGGCGCCGAATTAAGAAAAACTATGTCTGAATTTATCAATGGGCTTGGTGTTCGTTGCGTGTATTGCCATGTCGGTGAAGATAACAAATCGCTCTCGACATTTGATTTTGTCTCCGATGCCAAAGAAACTAAAAATACGGCTCGGAAAATGATGACGATGGTCAAAGTCATCAACGAAACGTATATCGCCCATGCGAATGAAAACAAGTCCAAACCGCTCGATGTCACGTGCGTCACATGCCATCGCGGCGCACCGCTGCCGGAACGCATTGAAGATATACTCGCTTCGACGTATGCGACATCAGGCATTGATTCGGTCAAAAACCAATACCGCTCACTGCGCGGCGCATATTATGGAAGTTTTACGTATGATTTCAGAGAAGGTGTATTGCTGCGCACGGCATCACGCATCAAAAAAGCAACCGACCCTTCCGATGCCATCGCTTTGGTGGAACTCAATAATGAGCATTTTCCCAACTCTGTACGAACGCTTATAACGCTCGCCACACTTCATCAAGAAGCCAAACACATTGATGTGGCAAAATCCTACGCTAAAAAAGTTTTGGAAATTGAACCCGGAAACGAAGCCGCTAAAAAATTAATAGAGAGCCTGAAGTGA
- a CDS encoding cyclic nucleotide-binding domain-containing protein yields the protein MIQIGEILKQVPFFRSLGRDSIDFITEKLKFKQYKNGTPICKIGDPGDKMWIVLSGKVAVSAANGEVLAQIGQGNYFGEMALLTGEPRSATVSAADDTETFILDKDDFDIILEKYPSISIAMSKIMSQRLRETNAVVSEKAKELKSQAPAGPSGSLRDKHITEVLAFCEANSLTGALEVSNAGQTAVIEFEKGVLQTIKFGTLGEDEAMDTLMGWEDGTFVVKPRLIALDGLSSGGSTEAPKQESKKTGSILVINHSMVVRKVLEKNLSSLGHTVKTADGITDGIGALRTVKPNVIISDFKYDEISGYDFCMQIRETANYLDIPFIFITDSSTDSAVVNQLKSVSNSAVVDAQDVSHIANTIEKMLP from the coding sequence ATGATACAAATAGGCGAGATTCTCAAACAAGTACCTTTCTTTCGCTCGCTAGGTCGCGATAGCATTGATTTTATAACTGAAAAGCTCAAGTTCAAACAATACAAAAACGGTACTCCCATTTGTAAAATCGGTGATCCCGGTGATAAAATGTGGATCGTTTTGAGCGGTAAAGTCGCTGTCAGCGCAGCGAACGGCGAAGTTTTAGCACAGATCGGGCAAGGCAATTATTTTGGTGAAATGGCATTGCTCACCGGTGAACCGCGTTCGGCTACCGTATCGGCGGCTGATGATACGGAAACATTTATTTTGGACAAGGATGACTTTGATATCATTTTAGAAAAGTATCCTTCGATCTCCATTGCCATGAGCAAAATCATGAGCCAGCGTCTCCGCGAGACGAACGCCGTGGTTTCCGAAAAAGCCAAAGAACTTAAATCGCAAGCACCCGCGGGGCCATCCGGCAGCCTGCGTGATAAACATATCACCGAAGTCCTGGCTTTTTGCGAAGCCAATTCGCTTACCGGTGCACTCGAAGTATCCAATGCGGGTCAAACGGCCGTGATCGAATTTGAAAAAGGTGTTTTGCAAACGATTAAGTTTGGCACACTGGGTGAAGACGAAGCGATGGATACGCTGATGGGTTGGGAAGACGGTACATTCGTCGTCAAGCCGCGTTTGATTGCGTTGGACGGACTGAGCTCCGGCGGTTCAACGGAAGCGCCCAAACAAGAAAGCAAAAAAACCGGTTCAATACTCGTGATCAATCACAGTATGGTGGTTCGCAAAGTTCTTGAAAAAAATCTAAGCAGTCTTGGTCACACGGTCAAAACAGCGGACGGCATCACCGACGGGATCGGTGCGTTGCGAACCGTCAAACCTAATGTGATTATTTCAGATTTTAAGTATGATGAAATCTCAGGATATGATTTTTGTATGCAGATCCGCGAGACGGCTAATTATTTGGATATTCCGTTTATCTTCATTACGGATTCGAGTACAGACTCAGCTGTTGTGAACCAATTAAAAAGCGTGTCTAATTCGGCCGTGGTGGATGCGCAAGACGTTTCGCATATCGCCAATACCATTGAAAAAATGCTGCCTTAG
- a CDS encoding dipeptide epimerase, whose translation MQLQFESRTLHLRHPFIISGSQYSEKIVFTATLMHDGIVGRGESSPSRYYGEPPESVQTMLSDTARWIGDISSPADIQTLHEVLLQKYPHQPSARSCVIMAAYDWLARSCQMPLYRLWGLNPHKTCRTSFTIGMDEPDVLTEKVKEAEAYPVLKIKLGNGDEDYTIMQTIRRCTDKTIRVDANEGWQRDEAIKKITWLATQNVEYIEQPLPKESLEDMVWLKARSPLPLIADENVMTSRDIPGLHHAFHGINLKLDKCGGMWEALRMIQTARALDMKIMIGCMVSTSLAMTAAAHLTPLTDEADLDGHLLIRDDPFRGVTINHQGQLILPESDGIGVTEQGIH comes from the coding sequence ATGCAACTTCAGTTTGAGTCACGTACGTTGCATTTGCGGCATCCGTTTATTATTTCGGGTTCGCAGTATTCGGAAAAAATTGTTTTTACGGCGACGCTGATGCATGACGGTATCGTAGGACGTGGCGAATCTTCGCCATCGCGTTACTATGGTGAACCGCCGGAATCCGTTCAGACGATGTTATCGGACACCGCACGATGGATCGGCGACATATCCTCGCCCGCGGATATTCAGACTTTGCACGAGGTGCTACTTCAAAAATATCCGCATCAGCCGTCAGCCCGCTCGTGTGTGATCATGGCGGCCTACGATTGGCTGGCACGATCCTGTCAAATGCCGCTGTACCGGCTTTGGGGATTAAATCCTCATAAGACGTGCCGCACATCATTTACCATCGGTATGGATGAACCCGATGTGTTGACCGAAAAAGTCAAAGAAGCGGAGGCGTACCCTGTTTTGAAAATAAAACTGGGGAACGGCGATGAAGATTATACCATCATGCAGACCATTCGACGCTGTACCGATAAAACCATTCGTGTAGATGCCAACGAAGGCTGGCAACGTGACGAAGCCATCAAAAAAATAACCTGGCTTGCCACCCAAAACGTAGAGTACATCGAGCAACCTCTGCCGAAAGAATCGTTAGAGGATATGGTATGGCTCAAAGCGCGTTCACCATTACCTCTGATTGCTGATGAAAACGTCATGACGTCGCGGGATATTCCGGGATTGCATCACGCATTTCACGGGATCAATCTCAAATTGGACAAGTGCGGCGGAATGTGGGAAGCTTTACGTATGATACAAACGGCGCGCGCTTTGGATATGAAAATAATGATCGGCTGTATGGTCAGCACTTCGCTAGCCATGACGGCCGCGGCGCATCTGACGCCGCTGACGGACGAAGCCGATCTGGACGGCCATCTTTTGATTCGCGACGATCCTTTTCGTGGTGTAACGATCAATCATCAGGGTCAACTTATTTTACCGGAAAGCGATGGGATCGGCGTCACAGAACAAGGTATTCATTAA
- a CDS encoding site-2 protease family protein has product MEQLIYLPVLILAVVVHECAHGLVAKWCGDDTAYREGRITLNPISHVDLWGTIIVPLVLALSSAGLMFGWAKPVPVNSNNFRHFRRDDILVSMAGPASNFIIAFISALFIVLLSLVWKAASPDSASSLQFGEFALTILKYSIQINLLLALFNLVPIPPLDGSHVVASLLPPHLGEQYRSLGFIGLFILVVMMSLGVINAAIGPFFAYLLEMLNAFIVMLAS; this is encoded by the coding sequence TTGGAACAACTCATTTATCTGCCGGTTTTGATTTTAGCCGTCGTCGTACATGAATGTGCGCACGGTCTTGTAGCCAAATGGTGCGGAGACGATACGGCCTATCGCGAAGGGCGTATTACACTCAATCCGATCAGCCATGTTGATTTATGGGGAACGATCATCGTACCTCTGGTACTGGCATTGAGCAGTGCAGGGTTGATGTTTGGTTGGGCCAAACCCGTGCCCGTAAATTCTAACAATTTTCGTCACTTTCGCAGAGACGATATTTTAGTTTCGATGGCCGGACCCGCATCTAATTTTATCATCGCATTCATATCGGCACTTTTCATCGTTTTGTTGTCCTTAGTATGGAAGGCCGCATCACCGGATTCCGCGTCGAGTTTGCAATTCGGTGAATTCGCGCTGACAATTCTTAAATACAGCATTCAAATCAATTTGTTGCTTGCTTTGTTTAATTTGGTTCCGATTCCGCCGTTGGATGGTTCGCACGTTGTTGCAAGTTTGTTGCCGCCCCATCTTGGTGAGCAGTATCGCAGTTTGGGTTTTATCGGATTATTTATTCTCGTCGTGATGATGAGCCTTGGCGTGATCAATGCGGCGATCGGTCCTTTTTTTGCATATTTACTTGAGATGCTCAACGCGTTTATCGTGATGTTAGCGAGTTAG
- the rsmI gene encoding 16S rRNA (cytidine(1402)-2'-O)-methyltransferase, giving the protein MSGTLYIVATPIGNLEDITLRAIRVLKEADTIACEDTRQSKILFDHYGITARTVSLFEHNELRRIPEILQLLMSGKSVAVVSDAGTPTISDPAFKLVRAVREAGLPVSAVPGPSAALAAISVSGLPTDRFVFEGFLPHKKGRQTRWKMFAEEDRTIVLYESPFRVMKTLSEAREYLGERPMVVAREITKKFEETVSGTPSELIAHFEKHAPRGEFVILIAGKKYAEKALMSEEENEEN; this is encoded by the coding sequence ATGAGCGGAACATTATACATCGTCGCGACACCGATCGGCAATCTGGAAGATATCACACTGCGAGCGATCCGTGTGCTCAAAGAAGCCGATACGATCGCTTGCGAAGACACGCGTCAGTCAAAAATTTTATTTGATCATTACGGTATCACGGCACGAACGGTCAGTCTTTTTGAACATAATGAACTGCGCCGAATACCGGAGATATTACAACTGCTGATGTCCGGAAAATCCGTGGCCGTGGTTTCCGATGCAGGTACACCGACGATTTCAGATCCGGCATTCAAGCTGGTACGCGCCGTGCGGGAAGCGGGTTTACCGGTTTCCGCCGTGCCCGGGCCCAGTGCCGCTTTGGCGGCTATATCGGTGAGCGGTTTACCCACGGATCGATTTGTATTCGAAGGTTTTTTACCGCATAAAAAAGGCCGCCAAACACGATGGAAAATGTTCGCGGAAGAAGACCGTACGATCGTTTTGTATGAATCGCCATTTCGTGTGATGAAAACGCTGTCGGAAGCGCGCGAATATCTCGGCGAACGCCCTATGGTCGTAGCGCGCGAGATAACCAAAAAATTCGAAGAAACGGTTTCCGGTACGCCGTCGGAATTAATCGCGCATTTTGAAAAACATGCACCGCGCGGTGAATTTGTCATCCTGATTGCGGGGAAGAAATACGCCGAAAAAGCGTTGATGTCGGAAGAAGAAAACGAAGAAAATTAA
- the rnpA gene encoding ribonuclease P protein component: MIIRHKDAFERMFQNGRRRNGRFVQLIIVPQEGAKASDLMAAFVCGKRIGNAVQRNLYKRRLREIFRKNKFHFRGWHILLIAFPAIRHAKFEELEADVLRAAEGFRL, translated from the coding sequence ATGATCATTCGCCATAAAGATGCGTTTGAACGCATGTTTCAGAATGGCCGACGGAGAAACGGGCGATTTGTGCAACTGATCATCGTACCGCAAGAAGGCGCGAAGGCATCCGATTTGATGGCTGCTTTTGTATGCGGCAAACGTATCGGCAATGCCGTGCAACGCAATCTGTATAAACGTCGTTTGCGTGAAATTTTCAGGAAAAACAAATTTCATTTTCGCGGATGGCATATTTTATTAATTGCTTTTCCGGCGATTCGCCATGCGAAGTTTGAAGAGTTGGAAGCGGATGTTTTGCGTGCCGCGGAAGGATTTAGATTATGA
- a CDS encoding response regulator produces MPEQTGKTIIAVDDSELNLMMMQSFLEPMGHNVIVATNGKDALELIRTENPDLILLDVMMPEMDGFEVCRRIKSNDRTRHIPVIMITALDKVEDNVKGIEAGAEDFLTKPFDAVILAARMKALLQSKALFDEIAKLERLKEDMTSMIVHDLRTPMSSIKMSLEFLRDNIHEEKLLDFISIASADIEDSLLLINNLLDIGKLEANKMEIRKEDTSLLDMLRDIAGRAKPLLMRGGLQLSVQSDRDEIFCEVDKILVGRVVTNLLANAIKFAESKSTIILDATQLDNGDVVFGVVNQGTNIPEPYKKTIFEKFGQAKDQHNKAGTGLGLTFCKHVAEAHRGKIWVESPPKNFPSGAAFYVQLPLR; encoded by the coding sequence ATGCCTGAACAGACGGGGAAAACTATTATCGCGGTGGATGACAGCGAACTCAATCTCATGATGATGCAGAGTTTTCTGGAACCGATGGGTCACAATGTCATCGTCGCCACCAACGGTAAAGATGCGCTGGAATTGATTCGCACTGAAAATCCGGACCTGATTTTGCTGGATGTGATGATGCCGGAAATGGACGGCTTCGAAGTTTGCCGTCGAATCAAAAGTAACGACAGGACGCGCCACATCCCGGTGATCATGATTACCGCTTTGGATAAAGTCGAAGATAACGTCAAAGGTATCGAAGCCGGCGCGGAAGATTTTTTGACCAAACCGTTTGATGCGGTGATTCTCGCCGCGCGTATGAAAGCATTATTGCAATCGAAAGCGTTATTTGACGAAATCGCCAAATTGGAACGGCTCAAAGAAGACATGACAAGCATGATCGTGCACGATCTGCGTACACCGATGAGTTCCATCAAAATGTCACTTGAGTTTTTGCGCGATAATATTCACGAAGAGAAGTTACTCGATTTTATCAGCATCGCGTCTGCCGATATCGAAGATTCACTGCTGCTGATCAATAATTTGCTGGATATCGGCAAATTGGAAGCCAACAAGATGGAGATTCGCAAAGAAGACACTTCTCTTTTAGATATGCTGCGTGACATCGCCGGACGGGCCAAACCGCTTTTGATGCGCGGAGGATTGCAATTGAGCGTACAATCCGATCGGGATGAGATATTTTGCGAAGTGGATAAAATATTAGTCGGTAGGGTGGTTACCAATTTATTGGCCAATGCGATCAAATTTGCCGAATCCAAGAGTACGATCATACTGGACGCGACACAGCTCGACAACGGTGACGTTGTTTTTGGCGTGGTCAATCAAGGCACGAATATTCCGGAACCGTACAAAAAAACCATTTTCGAAAAATTTGGTCAGGCTAAAGATCAACATAACAAAGCCGGTACCGGCTTAGGCCTGACATTTTGTAAACATGTTGCCGAAGCGCATCGCGGAAAAATATGGGTTGAAAGTCCGCCTAAGAATTTTCCGAGCGGCGCCGCGTTTTATGTTCAGCTGCCATTACGATGA